One region of Cydia fagiglandana chromosome 15, ilCydFagi1.1, whole genome shotgun sequence genomic DNA includes:
- the LOC134671459 gene encoding GDP-mannose 4,6 dehydratase isoform X1 — translation MSGEGSNGDGNKKVALITGITGQDGSYLAEFLIEKGYTVHGILRRSSSFNTGRIQHLYERPACHTGGRMHLHYGDLTDTTCLISIIVKTRPKEIYNLGAQSHVKVSFELSEYTAQVDALGTLRLLEAVRAAGLEKETRIYQASTSELYGKVVEVPQTEKTPFYPRSPYACAKLYGYWITINYREAYGMFACNGLLFNHESPRRGENFVTRKITRGVAKITLGLMEYIELGNLDCKRDWGHAKDYVEAMWLMLQQDEPEDFVVATGETHSVREFVEKAFAVVGRTVVWRGAGVDETGHDAKTDQLLIKVNPKYFRPTEVDLLLGDASKAKAKLGWSPRVSFSELVQDMVQADLALMSKDPEAKLGRSNYVSRVDVDAIVSHHLSCAA, via the exons atgtcCGGAGAAGGTTCAAACGGCGATGGAAACAAGAAGGTAGCTCTTATCACCGGTATCACAGGACAG GACGGTTCCTACCTCGCCGAATTCCTCATCGAGAAAGGCTACACGGTCCACGGGATCCTCAGACGCTCCTCGTCTTTTAACACGGGCCGCATTCAGCACCTCTACGAGAGACCGGCTTGTCACACTGGGGGACGCATGCATTTACACTACGGGGATCTTACTGACACTACCTGTTTGATTAGCATCATTGtcaag ACTCGACCAAAGGAGATCTACAATCTCGGAGCGCAGTCACACGTAAAAGTGTCCTTTGAACTGAGCGAATACACGGCGCAG GTGGACGCACTAGGTACCTTGCGACTACTGGAGGCAGTCAGGGCCGCAGGCTTGGAGAAGGAGACGCGAATCTACCAGGCCTCCACCTCGGAGCTGTACGGAAAAGTGGTCGAAGTCCCGCAGACGGAAAAAACGCCTTTCTACCCGCGATCACCTTACG CCTGCGCAAAACTCTACGGCTACTGGATAACAATAAACTACCGCGAGGCCTACGGCATGTTCGCCTGCAACGGCCTCCTCTTCAACCACGAGAGTCCCCGGCGAGGCGAGAACTTCGTCACGAGGAAGATCACCCGAGGCGTCGCGAAGATCACTTTAGGCCTCATGGAGTATATAGAGCTGGGGAACCTGGACTGTAAGCGGGATTGGGGGCATGCCAAGGATTATGTCGAG GCAATGTGGCTGATGCTGCAGCAAGACGAGCCGGAAGACTTCGTAGTGGCCACAGGAGAGACGCACAGCGTGCGCGAATTCGTGGAGAAAGCGTTCGCGGTCGTCGGACGGACGGTCGTGTGGCGCGGTGCCGGTGTGGACGAGACCGGACATGACGCCAAAACCGATCAGCTGCTGATCAAAGTGAACCCTAAATACTTCAGGCCGACTGAAGTG GACCTCCTTCTCGGCGACGCATCGAAAGCGAAGGCCAAGCTCGGGTGGTCGCCGCGAGTGTCGTTCTCGGAGCTGGTGCAGGACATGGTGCAGGCCGACCTCGCGCTCATGAGCAAGGACCCGGAGGC AAAACTGGGCCGTTCAAATTATGTGTCCCGGGTAGATGTTGACGCCATCGTCTCTCATCATCTGAGCTGTGCAGCCTAA
- the LOC134671459 gene encoding GDP-mannose 4,6 dehydratase isoform X2, whose amino-acid sequence MSGEGSNGDGNKKVALITGITGQDGSYLAEFLIEKGYTVHGILRRSSSFNTGRIQHLYERPACHTGGRMHLHYGDLTDTTCLISIIVKTRPKEIYNLGAQSHVKVSFELSEYTAQVDALGTLRLLEAVRAAGLEKETRIYQASTSELYGKVVEVPQTEKTPFYPRSPYACAKLYGYWITINYREAYGMFACNGLLFNHESPRRGENFVTRKITRGVAKITLGLMEYIELGNLDCKRDWGHAKDYVEAMWLMLQQDEPEDFVVATGETHSVREFVEKAFAVVGRTVVWRGAGVDETGHDAKTDQLLIKVNPKYFRPTEVDLLLGDASKAKAKLGWSPRVSFSELVQDMVQADLALMSKDPEA is encoded by the exons atgtcCGGAGAAGGTTCAAACGGCGATGGAAACAAGAAGGTAGCTCTTATCACCGGTATCACAGGACAG GACGGTTCCTACCTCGCCGAATTCCTCATCGAGAAAGGCTACACGGTCCACGGGATCCTCAGACGCTCCTCGTCTTTTAACACGGGCCGCATTCAGCACCTCTACGAGAGACCGGCTTGTCACACTGGGGGACGCATGCATTTACACTACGGGGATCTTACTGACACTACCTGTTTGATTAGCATCATTGtcaag ACTCGACCAAAGGAGATCTACAATCTCGGAGCGCAGTCACACGTAAAAGTGTCCTTTGAACTGAGCGAATACACGGCGCAG GTGGACGCACTAGGTACCTTGCGACTACTGGAGGCAGTCAGGGCCGCAGGCTTGGAGAAGGAGACGCGAATCTACCAGGCCTCCACCTCGGAGCTGTACGGAAAAGTGGTCGAAGTCCCGCAGACGGAAAAAACGCCTTTCTACCCGCGATCACCTTACG CCTGCGCAAAACTCTACGGCTACTGGATAACAATAAACTACCGCGAGGCCTACGGCATGTTCGCCTGCAACGGCCTCCTCTTCAACCACGAGAGTCCCCGGCGAGGCGAGAACTTCGTCACGAGGAAGATCACCCGAGGCGTCGCGAAGATCACTTTAGGCCTCATGGAGTATATAGAGCTGGGGAACCTGGACTGTAAGCGGGATTGGGGGCATGCCAAGGATTATGTCGAG GCAATGTGGCTGATGCTGCAGCAAGACGAGCCGGAAGACTTCGTAGTGGCCACAGGAGAGACGCACAGCGTGCGCGAATTCGTGGAGAAAGCGTTCGCGGTCGTCGGACGGACGGTCGTGTGGCGCGGTGCCGGTGTGGACGAGACCGGACATGACGCCAAAACCGATCAGCTGCTGATCAAAGTGAACCCTAAATACTTCAGGCCGACTGAAGTG GACCTCCTTCTCGGCGACGCATCGAAAGCGAAGGCCAAGCTCGGGTGGTCGCCGCGAGTGTCGTTCTCGGAGCTGGTGCAGGACATGGTGCAGGCCGACCTCGCGCTCATGAGCAAGGACCCGGAGGCGTAG